One Harpia harpyja isolate bHarHar1 chromosome 23, bHarHar1 primary haplotype, whole genome shotgun sequence genomic window, ttcagcctcttcGCTTGTTTGTGGATTTTAATCTTCTCGGGTTTCTTGAGGGTAAGATACCTTGTGTTCAGggttaaaaaatattctttaacatAAATCTTTTACTAACTTCTGGTATAAGAAAAAGGTTTTGGACGGTCCAATATAGCTTAGTGAAAGGAAATTCCTAACCAGATCCATTACAGTTGTAGATCATGCTGGTGATCTTTTAACCATTCATTTCCAATTCAGATTTTTGTTGGATGGTGTTCTTGCTAATGTAAAAGTGGTATTTGCGTTGATTGACAAAATTTGTCAGTTGCGATCAACTGCTTGACTGAGAGAATGGGAAGGAGACTGGggttttaattgtattttgtttttctaatttttctgttaatattctGGAGACGAGAGCTTCCTTTCTCTTAAGTGGAGGCACTTTTACTCAGTTAAGGAGATTGAGTGACTGGGGACTGTATGAAATAAGAACATTGAAATGTCATCCTAATATTGTAATTGTCTGTACATAACAGTAAAAAGACAGTGTGTATTCTTGTTTTAAGTGTGGCATATCATTATGGAGAgattttaatattacaaagaaaatgaaatttacaaaattttttttcatgtttcatttgcCTCCAGCTGTTTTTCTATAGTGAGACGATGGAGttggtgtttgctgctgctggagctcttCTGTTCTGTGGATTTATTATTTATGACACGCATTTGCTCATGCACAAATTATCCCCTGAAGAATATATATTGGCTGCAATCAATCTCTACTTGGACATCATCAATCTGTTCTTACACCTGCTGCGTTTACTGGaggcatttaataaaaaatagtCAAAAGCGGTGTTGTTTGACTATCGCGTATATAAAGTTAAGCGTTTGAATGATCTGCAGACTATGTAGTTCTGTCTTCTGGAGACTGAAtctttattactttttcattCCATGAATACTGATCccttcttgggggaaaaaaaaaaaaaaggcttttttatgTAGCTAAGGTTCTTCTctagaatatatattttatgtagttAACATGCTGTCATCATTTCAGTcactttttttaatcagttaattTCCACTTGACATAATTCATGATTAAAATGTTTGCCAACTTCTGATTGCTCCAGAGTgagcctctctctctgctatTCTGTAGCTgctggaaatgtttcctttgggATTGTAAGTGTGTGTACCGCATAAGGGTAGCCTGAGCTGATCATTGTGCGATGTTTTACtgagctgaattttttttctagtttttgttTGGCAAAATGGAATGCTGTCTCTAACAGGGATGCTCTGTTCTTGTGGAGGGCTGTCAGATTGTTATGTAAACCGGGAGGGCGTTAAAACAATTAAAGGGAGTGTTCTTTATTTACGTATTATTTATTGCCTATCTTTCAGTGTTTCGAAAAATCATTCGGAAATGGATTCTGGCGTTTTACCAGCTGGCGTATATTAAGGTGAATTGTGTCTGTCAATAAACACGGGAAAACCTTTCGTCTGTTCTTGCAGCTGAGACTGGAGAACTCCAGGGCGCCGAGAACGGACGCTGCGGACCCTCGCTGGACAGGCGAGCGCTTGCTGACCGGGAGAGGCACCGCCACAGTGGCTGCTTTCCCAGCTGTTGAAAccctggaagggcagagagggtagaaaacaaaccaaaaaaagagacTTTGGAAAGGCTTGCTTTCTTCGCGTTCGGTGTCGAAGTGGAAAGTTGTTGCCGCTCGCTCGTCCCGTCAGTGAGAGGTTAGCAAAGCGGCAGCGCGGGACTGGGGCAAAATAAAagctctctttttgttttccccttgtgGTGAAATCCGTGTCTATTTTTccatccgcccccccccccgtgtcatTTCAcacccccctgcagccccagggcgCAAGCTCCTGCCCGCCGCGCCTGCGCCCTCGCTCGGAAAGTTACGGTAGAAcctgcgggcggggcggggcctggcCTGTCAGCGTGCGCATGCGCGGAGAGCGGACGCAGCCTAGCgcaagggcgggcggcgggcctCGTGCGCGGCTGGGGTGAGCTGGGGCGGGGGAGAGggcgggagcccccccccccctcgtcCGCGCGCTGCCCGGGCGTTGTGAGGGCGGCGGCCGAGCTGAGGGCGCCCGCCCCGGCTTCCCCCTCACCGTCTGCCTCTTGCCTCCCCTCAGGACATGGCGAAGAGCCTGAGGagcaagtggaggaggaagatgcgggcggagaagaggaagaagaacgCGCCCAAGGAGCTGGAGAGGCTGAAGAAGATCCTGGGAACCAAGGCGGACGTCGTCATGGAGGAGGTCAAGGAGGTGGCGACCGTGCTGCCCGCCGAGAAGGTCCTCCAGCCGGGGGGTGAGTCGGGCTCGCTCGGCGCTGGGCGGCGCTGGAGGGACGGGGAGGGCCCGGCCGGCAGGGCCGACCAGGCCCCGCGGGAGGCCCGGGTGCCCGCCCCGGGTTGCCTGaggcctgccctgccctgcgtgCCCGGCCCTCTtgtcctccccccgcccccggtcaCGTTTCTAGCGTGTTTTTTTAACTGTAccggggttttttttcctgttgcgaTCACCCCGGCGCAGGGACGTCCTGCGGTATTCCTTATTAGCGTTCCTGAGGCTTTCACCGTCGTGATCGGACGCAGCGTTGTTCCAGGTCGAGAATAGTGATTTGGAAAACCAAATCTTTATCTTTTAAAGCCAAAAGGTGCTATTAAATCACTGAATCTGGTCATCTCACAACATTACCTTCTGTATTGCATCCGCTCCCTTGTGGAACGAGCTTATTGACTTAAAGTATGTAGTATCTTGTAGAGAGGCACCTCTTTGTGAAGACAGGTGAGCGAGGATTCATCGCTTAGCAGTTTTTCCAATCATAGCGTTTTATTTGCGGCTAAACAGGAGATAGGATATAATTTCCCTCCTAGTTTAAGGAGGAtgcaaaatatataaaagttGGACCTAAATCTAAAGTAATTTTATAGAGATTTTATCAAgaagacagtgattttttttttcctttttaaacatacTGTCTCAAGGTAGGGGCAGTAGGGACCCTGGTTTTATGTGCTAGTTAATGCTGCACTGCACATGGTACAGGATTGGGTGGTGTTACCTGGGTACATATAATGCCATCTTCCTCTCTATTCCTTGAATAGGATGTAATCTGTAAAGGAAGTAAcccagaaaatgcaaataaaggtTTTAAATAGCTACATATTGGACAGGAGTCAGAAAGACACCTTCGCTTTCCAAAACTGCAGTCTAAGCTAAATCatagtccttttttcttttccaatgtaTGCCAGTTAAGCTGTTACGGTATTGCTGATGTAAGCTTTTTATGTGGCATGCAGAAGTCTCTTGAGACACCACAGTGGGGTTATAGAATAATGCTAGTAATCACTGTCAGTCGCACAGCGGGTTTTGTCAGTGTTTCAGAAATTAGGAAAGACA contains:
- the LLPH gene encoding protein LLP homolog, giving the protein MAKSLRSKWRRKMRAEKRKKNAPKELERLKKILGTKADVVMEEVKEVATVLPAEKVLQPGDDCKMDIDNKRNKKTLLDQHGQYPIWMNSRQRKKLKAQRVKGKKKSKLAKGLVW